In the genome of Nocardia terpenica, one region contains:
- a CDS encoding alanine racemase, whose protein sequence is MHSHAYPQLRLDVDAVDHNIRVMGEWCRARDVVLAPHVKTTMSAPIVDRQLAAGAVGVTVATVDQAAVLLGWGHDRILIANQVVDSEGLARLRDWLNDKADRQIRFFVDSPEGVAAAQRIHGERDRRFEVLLDVGTPGGRTGVRTRADARRLAETIARAPGLALVGVAGYEGVAPNTRTEDTLAAVDDHCRRGRDVYTDVAAYFDTDAPIFSMGGSAFPDRVVEFLPTASDVPGTVRLLRSGCYVTHDHGTYARVSPIPGLRPALSVRAVVLSAPEPGVAVVGAGKRDLAYDADLPVLLGARCADGTEKSGVAGTVRALYDQHAVLADVTGLAVTDIVEFGLSHPCSVFDRWPAYYAVDADGDVSDLWRTDFHRTSITSVSRPVAG, encoded by the coding sequence ATGCATTCGCACGCTTATCCACAATTACGGCTCGACGTCGACGCGGTCGACCACAATATTCGTGTGATGGGGGAGTGGTGCCGGGCGCGGGATGTCGTGCTCGCGCCGCACGTGAAGACGACGATGTCGGCTCCGATCGTGGACCGGCAGCTGGCGGCCGGGGCCGTCGGCGTGACGGTGGCGACGGTGGACCAGGCGGCGGTTCTGCTCGGCTGGGGGCACGATCGAATCCTGATCGCGAACCAGGTGGTCGATTCGGAAGGGCTTGCGCGGCTCCGGGATTGGCTGAACGACAAAGCCGACCGGCAGATTCGGTTCTTCGTCGATTCGCCCGAGGGTGTCGCGGCGGCCCAGCGCATCCACGGGGAGCGCGACCGCCGATTCGAGGTGCTGCTGGATGTCGGCACGCCGGGCGGCCGCACCGGGGTCCGCACCCGCGCCGATGCGCGGCGTCTCGCCGAAACGATCGCGCGGGCACCGGGTCTCGCGCTGGTCGGCGTCGCGGGATACGAGGGGGTGGCGCCCAACACCCGGACCGAGGACACGCTCGCCGCCGTCGACGACCACTGCCGCCGCGGCCGGGACGTCTACACCGACGTGGCGGCGTATTTCGACACCGACGCCCCGATCTTCTCCATGGGCGGCTCGGCATTCCCCGACCGCGTCGTCGAATTCCTGCCCACCGCATCGGATGTGCCCGGTACGGTGCGGCTGCTCCGATCCGGCTGCTACGTCACCCACGACCACGGCACCTACGCGCGGGTGAGCCCGATTCCCGGTCTGCGCCCCGCCCTGTCGGTGCGGGCCGTCGTGTTGTCGGCGCCCGAGCCCGGCGTCGCCGTTGTCGGGGCCGGGAAACGCGACCTCGCCTACGATGCCGACCTGCCGGTCCTGCTCGGTGCCCGATGTGCCGACGGCACCGAGAAATCCGGTGTCGCGGGCACCGTGCGCGCGCTCTACGACCAGCACGCCGTGCTCGCCGATGTCACCGGGCTCGCCGTCACCGATATCGTCGAATTCGGTCTCTCCCATCCCTGTTCGGTCTTCGACCGCTGGCCCGCATACTACGCCGTCGACGCCGACGGGGACGTAAGTGATCTGTGGCGCACGGATTTCCATCGCACCTCCATCACGAGCGTCTCGAGACCCGTTGCGGGGTAA
- a CDS encoding isocitrate lyase/PEP mutase family protein, with translation MGAADELRSLLAPGRPIVRAPGAFDSMSARLVERAGFPAVYMTGLGATASRLGQPDIGLLTQTEMAEHARNMVRATSIPVVADADTGYGGPSNIHRAVQEYLQAGVAALHLEDQVIPKRCGQLSGIRLVSAEEGEQRIRAAVAARGDESLIIIGRTDALGVTGREDAVDRATRYRNAGADLMFVDGIKTRADLDYIAEHLPGPKVASLVDGTDAAATSALELERMGFSMVFYALTALLSAVASVQESLGQLYADGVVPASRPTLTYAEYSQLVGLDFHRELDAI, from the coding sequence GTGGGTGCTGCCGATGAACTGAGGTCCCTGCTGGCTCCGGGACGGCCGATTGTCCGCGCCCCGGGAGCCTTCGACTCGATGAGCGCGCGGCTGGTGGAACGGGCCGGATTTCCGGCCGTCTACATGACCGGCCTGGGCGCCACCGCCTCGCGCCTCGGGCAGCCGGACATCGGTCTGCTCACCCAGACGGAGATGGCCGAGCATGCGCGAAATATGGTCCGCGCCACCTCGATTCCGGTCGTCGCCGACGCCGATACCGGCTACGGCGGGCCGTCGAACATCCACCGCGCGGTGCAGGAGTATCTCCAGGCCGGTGTCGCGGCGCTGCACCTCGAGGATCAGGTCATCCCGAAGCGGTGCGGCCAGCTGTCGGGAATCCGGCTGGTGAGCGCCGAGGAGGGGGAGCAGCGCATCAGGGCCGCGGTGGCCGCGCGGGGAGACGAATCGTTGATCATCATCGGGCGGACCGACGCGCTCGGCGTCACCGGCCGCGAGGACGCCGTCGACCGCGCGACGCGGTACCGGAACGCGGGTGCGGACCTGATGTTCGTCGACGGCATCAAGACCCGCGCCGATCTGGACTACATCGCCGAACATCTGCCGGGCCCCAAGGTCGCCTCCCTGGTCGACGGCACCGATGCGGCGGCCACGAGCGCTCTCGAGCTGGAGCGGATGGGCTTCTCGATGGTGTTCTACGCCCTGACCGCCCTGCTGTCCGCCGTCGCCTCGGTGCAGGAGTCCCTGGGCCAGCTCTACGCGGACGGCGTCGTTCCCGCCTCGCGGCCGACGCTCACCTATGCCGAGTACTCGCAACTGGTCGGATTGGATTTCCACCGCGAACTCGACGCGATCTGA
- a CDS encoding glycoside hydrolase family 31 protein: MRRIAHIALGLLVVAAVLAPAARADADSGQLTDLTGIVDNGPVTILNAGTAAVAVSFPTSGAVRVRLAPDGTFTDPAGDKIVRPNSGPPVAHTRVDRGDYWALSTEAITLRAYKQPLRFALYDGADTRQIWAETAPLSWTKDSTTQTLGRGDKEQFFGGGEQNGRFSHRDQTIQIFADDNWNDGGAPNSQPFYLSSNGYGVLRNTFARGTYSFADPVRTTHQERRFDAIYVAGDTPKHVISAYTALVGRPFRPPIYGLEMGDSDCYLHNANRGERHTLDAVQVADGYVRNRIPNGWMLVNDGYGCGYENLQQVGEGLRKDDMQLGLWTENGLPNQAEEVKAGVRVRKLDVAWVGPGYEFALNACDAAHRGIEDASDARGFVWTPVSWAGSQRCAVLWSGDQTGSYDYIRWQIPTYAGSTMSGIAYNTGDVDGIFGGSPQTYTRDLQWKALLPTIMSMDGWAPSDKQPWRYGEPYTSINRKYLELKERLLPYTYSYAVEANRTGVGQIRPLALEYPDDPNTWGEQARYEFLSGRDLLVAPVYTDTEVRDGIYLPEGTWVDYWSGRTWTGPTTVNGYHAPLDTLPLFVRAGAVLPLWPEGTRSWRTRDTGVLDLDVYPQGSGSFTLTEDDGVTRAYQQGQQATQTFTAQAPQSGPGDVEVTIGTSEGAYQGKPSARHYELAVHTGAAPATVQAGTTPLDRRASRADLDNAPNGWWYDPNDRGGIVYVKTDPVAASDQLTVRLLGASAVGGNLPVPH; this comes from the coding sequence ATGCGCAGAATCGCGCATATTGCGTTGGGATTGCTGGTCGTCGCCGCGGTCCTCGCGCCCGCGGCCCGCGCCGACGCGGACTCCGGACAACTCACCGATCTCACCGGAATCGTCGACAACGGTCCGGTGACCATCCTGAATGCCGGGACCGCCGCCGTCGCGGTGAGCTTCCCCACCTCCGGGGCGGTGCGCGTGCGGCTGGCCCCCGACGGCACGTTCACCGACCCGGCGGGCGACAAGATCGTCCGGCCCAATTCCGGTCCCCCGGTCGCGCACACTCGGGTCGACAGGGGCGACTACTGGGCCCTGTCCACCGAGGCGATCACGCTGCGCGCCTACAAACAACCCCTGCGTTTCGCGCTCTACGACGGCGCGGACACCCGGCAGATCTGGGCGGAGACGGCCCCGCTGTCGTGGACGAAGGATTCCACCACGCAGACCCTCGGCCGCGGCGATAAGGAGCAGTTCTTCGGCGGCGGCGAGCAGAACGGGCGATTCAGCCACCGCGACCAGACCATCCAGATCTTCGCCGACGACAACTGGAACGACGGGGGCGCGCCGAATTCGCAGCCGTTCTACCTGTCCAGCAACGGCTATGGCGTGCTGCGCAACACCTTCGCGCGCGGCACCTACTCCTTCGCCGACCCGGTGCGCACCACGCACCAGGAGCGCCGCTTCGATGCGATCTACGTCGCCGGTGATACCCCGAAGCACGTCATCTCCGCCTACACCGCGCTGGTCGGCCGCCCGTTCCGGCCGCCGATCTACGGGCTGGAGATGGGCGACTCGGACTGCTACCTGCACAACGCCAATCGCGGCGAGCGGCACACCCTCGACGCGGTGCAGGTCGCCGACGGCTACGTGCGCAACCGGATACCCAACGGCTGGATGCTGGTCAACGACGGCTACGGCTGCGGCTACGAGAACCTACAGCAGGTCGGCGAGGGCCTACGCAAGGACGATATGCAGCTCGGGCTGTGGACCGAGAACGGCCTGCCGAATCAGGCCGAGGAGGTGAAAGCCGGTGTGCGCGTGCGCAAACTGGACGTGGCCTGGGTCGGTCCCGGCTACGAGTTCGCCCTGAACGCCTGCGACGCGGCGCACCGCGGCATCGAGGACGCAAGCGACGCGCGCGGATTCGTCTGGACCCCGGTGAGCTGGGCGGGTTCCCAGCGCTGCGCGGTGCTGTGGAGCGGGGACCAGACCGGCTCCTACGACTACATCCGCTGGCAGATTCCCACCTACGCGGGCTCGACCATGTCCGGGATCGCCTACAACACCGGCGATGTCGACGGCATCTTCGGCGGCAGCCCGCAGACCTACACGCGGGATCTGCAGTGGAAGGCGTTGCTGCCCACCATCATGTCGATGGACGGCTGGGCGCCCTCGGACAAGCAGCCGTGGCGCTACGGCGAGCCCTACACCTCGATCAACCGAAAGTACCTGGAGCTCAAGGAAAGACTGCTGCCCTACACCTACAGCTATGCGGTCGAGGCGAATCGGACCGGCGTCGGCCAGATCCGGCCGCTCGCACTGGAATACCCGGACGACCCGAACACCTGGGGCGAGCAGGCCCGCTACGAATTCCTGTCCGGCAGAGACCTTCTCGTCGCGCCGGTGTACACCGACACCGAGGTGCGGGACGGGATCTATCTGCCGGAGGGCACCTGGGTGGACTACTGGAGCGGCCGGACCTGGACCGGGCCGACGACGGTGAACGGCTATCACGCTCCGCTGGACACGCTCCCGCTGTTCGTGCGCGCGGGCGCGGTGCTGCCCCTGTGGCCGGAGGGCACCCGATCGTGGCGGACCCGCGACACCGGCGTGCTCGACCTGGACGTCTACCCGCAGGGCTCGGGCAGCTTCACGCTGACCGAGGACGACGGGGTGACCCGCGCCTACCAGCAGGGACAGCAGGCCACCCAGACATTCACCGCGCAGGCGCCGCAGTCGGGCCCCGGCGATGTCGAGGTGACCATCGGCACGAGCGAAGGTGCGTATCAGGGCAAGCCGTCGGCCCGCCACTACGAACTCGCGGTCCACACCGGAGCGGCACCCGCCACCGTCCAGGCGGGCACCACCCCACTCGACCGCCGCGCCAGCCGCGCCGACCTCGACAACGCCCCCAACGGCTGGTGGTACGACCCGAACGACCGCGGCGGCATCGTCTACGTCAAGACCGACCCGGTCGCCGCCTCCGACCAGCTGACCGTGCGCCTACTCGGCGCCAGCGCGGTCGGCGGGAACCTCCCTGTCCCGCACTGA
- a CDS encoding TetR/AcrR family transcriptional regulator gives MTRTVDNPPARTRLLEAAARLLTESNGTPITTRAICELAGVQAPTLYHHFGDKQGLLNAVAAHGFERYLGAKRARAASADPIADIRAGWDQHVQFALDNPALYAVMYGQVTPGRRPSAATEGQALLLGMLNRAAEQGRLVVPPDVAAHLILATNVGVALALIASPEQRDLGISERARDAVLGSIVREAAPDRDPGVDAVPGAAIALRAGLATHPSPDLSTAETELLKEWLRRLSGDH, from the coding sequence GTGACAAGGACCGTGGACAACCCACCCGCGCGGACGCGCCTGCTCGAGGCCGCCGCGCGATTGTTGACGGAGTCGAACGGAACCCCGATCACCACCCGCGCGATCTGCGAGCTGGCGGGTGTGCAGGCGCCGACGCTGTATCACCACTTCGGCGATAAGCAGGGCCTACTGAATGCCGTGGCCGCACACGGTTTCGAACGGTATCTGGGCGCGAAACGAGCCCGGGCGGCATCGGCCGATCCGATCGCCGATATCCGCGCCGGATGGGATCAGCATGTGCAATTCGCGCTGGACAATCCCGCCCTGTACGCGGTGATGTACGGCCAGGTCACCCCGGGTCGGCGGCCGTCGGCCGCGACCGAGGGCCAGGCGCTGCTGCTCGGGATGCTCAACCGCGCCGCCGAGCAGGGCCGCCTGGTGGTGCCCCCGGACGTGGCGGCGCACCTGATCCTGGCCACCAATGTCGGTGTGGCACTGGCGTTGATCGCCTCGCCGGAGCAGCGCGACCTCGGCATCTCCGAGCGTGCCCGGGACGCGGTGCTGGGCTCCATCGTTCGGGAGGCCGCGCCCGACCGCGACCCCGGCGTCGACGCGGTGCCGGGCGCGGCCATCGCCCTACGTGCGGGACTGGCCACCCACCCGTCTCCCGACCTGTCGACCGCCGAGACCGAGCTGCTGAAGGAATGGCTGCGCCGCCTGTCCGGCGATCACTGA
- a CDS encoding DUF2599 domain-containing protein — MRRVVAGLGAAAVVALGVSGTGIGVAAASVPESGSADPFADDRLIDHVVWTDTRDGRRLMIFPTLSGRRDFAPPAGDRAWQEVLEQAPDANTPGMIDQFMCHWHWARVVESGKTSWNLEPWRPVVGYPETVAALCNPGAPENG, encoded by the coding sequence ATGAGGAGAGTCGTCGCCGGTCTGGGGGCTGCGGCCGTTGTGGCGCTGGGTGTTTCGGGAACGGGGATCGGTGTTGCGGCGGCGAGTGTGCCGGAGTCCGGGTCGGCCGATCCGTTCGCCGACGACCGGCTCATCGATCACGTCGTCTGGACCGACACCCGCGACGGTCGTCGCCTCATGATCTTCCCGACGCTGTCCGGGCGTCGGGACTTCGCCCCGCCCGCCGGTGACCGTGCCTGGCAGGAGGTGCTCGAGCAGGCGCCCGATGCGAACACCCCGGGGATGATCGATCAGTTCATGTGCCACTGGCATTGGGCCCGGGTGGTGGAATCCGGCAAGACCAGTTGGAACCTCGAGCCCTGGCGTCCCGTCGTGGGGTATCCGGAAACCGTTGCCGCGCTCTGCAATCCGGGCGCTCCCGAGAACGGGTAG
- a CDS encoding phosphoribosylanthranilate isomerase codes for MFVKICGLREPDHVAAAVEAGADAVGFVLTASPRRITPERAAALAAPVPPHVLTVGVFMGETPAQIRRAAEISGVRAIQLHGRHPRSDFAALDDLGRTLIRAVPADADLRCGAYGEELLLVDAPKPGAGQPWDWTAVRDRPSGHWLLAGGLSPDNVAQAISAARPWGVDVSSGVEVSKGVKDPDRIRSFLTAARP; via the coding sequence GTGTTCGTGAAGATCTGCGGGCTCCGCGAGCCCGACCATGTCGCCGCCGCCGTCGAGGCGGGCGCGGATGCGGTGGGTTTCGTCCTCACCGCCAGCCCGCGCCGGATCACCCCGGAGCGGGCCGCGGCGCTGGCCGCGCCGGTCCCGCCGCACGTGCTGACCGTGGGCGTGTTCATGGGCGAAACCCCCGCGCAGATCCGGCGGGCGGCCGAGATCTCCGGCGTGCGAGCGATTCAGCTGCACGGCCGCCACCCGCGCTCCGACTTCGCCGCACTCGACGACCTCGGGCGCACCCTGATCCGCGCGGTCCCCGCCGACGCCGACCTGCGGTGCGGCGCGTACGGCGAGGAGCTGCTGCTCGTGGACGCCCCGAAACCGGGGGCCGGACAGCCCTGGGACTGGACGGCCGTGCGCGACCGCCCCTCCGGGCACTGGCTGCTGGCAGGCGGATTGAGCCCCGACAATGTGGCACAGGCGATCTCCGCCGCCCGGCCGTGGGGTGTCGATGTCTCCAGCGGCGTCGAGGTGAGCAAGGGCGTGAAGGACCCCGATCGGATCCGATCCTTCCTGACCGCCGCGCGGCCGTAG
- a CDS encoding alcohol dehydrogenase catalytic domain-containing protein produces MSSATMRAVRVVSAGAPFEATTIPVPEPAAGQVRVRVHACGVCGGENIARLGLLGVRLPRVPGHEIAGEIDALGEGVTAWAVGDRVGIGWHGGHCFTCTQCRRGDFANCANRGIVGVSYDGGYAEYVVAPQETLARIPDGLSFAEAGPLMCAGITSFNALRNSGARPGDTVVVHGVGGLGHLAIQFAARMGLRTIAVNRGRAKEDIARELGADEYVDAEAGSAGAAVEKLGGADLVFSTVGSSPAQADLMQGLRPNGRLLIVASDHQPLEVSPDLLVFGRRTVSGWYSGHAQDSQEAMEFAALKGVRPLVETYPLEEAEAAFQNMGKARFRNVLTL; encoded by the coding sequence ATGTCATCTGCCACCATGCGCGCCGTCCGGGTAGTCAGCGCGGGCGCGCCGTTCGAGGCGACGACCATCCCGGTTCCCGAGCCCGCGGCCGGGCAGGTCCGGGTTCGGGTGCATGCCTGCGGGGTGTGCGGCGGCGAGAACATTGCCCGGCTCGGACTGCTCGGGGTGCGGCTGCCGCGGGTGCCCGGGCACGAGATCGCCGGCGAGATCGATGCCCTGGGCGAGGGCGTCACCGCGTGGGCGGTCGGCGATCGGGTCGGCATCGGCTGGCACGGGGGCCACTGCTTCACCTGCACGCAGTGCCGTCGCGGCGACTTCGCCAACTGCGCGAATCGCGGCATCGTCGGCGTCTCCTACGACGGTGGTTACGCGGAATACGTTGTCGCGCCGCAGGAGACGCTCGCGCGGATCCCGGACGGGCTGTCGTTCGCGGAGGCCGGTCCGCTGATGTGCGCGGGCATCACCTCGTTCAACGCACTGCGGAATTCCGGTGCGCGGCCGGGCGATACGGTCGTCGTGCACGGGGTCGGCGGCCTGGGGCACCTGGCCATCCAGTTCGCGGCCCGGATGGGGTTGCGCACCATCGCCGTCAATCGCGGGCGCGCCAAGGAGGACATCGCCCGCGAGCTGGGCGCGGACGAGTACGTCGATGCCGAGGCGGGCAGCGCGGGCGCCGCGGTCGAGAAATTGGGCGGCGCGGACCTGGTGTTCTCCACCGTGGGTTCCAGCCCGGCCCAGGCCGATCTGATGCAGGGCCTGCGTCCCAACGGTCGGCTGCTGATCGTGGCCAGCGATCACCAGCCGCTCGAGGTCTCCCCCGACCTGCTGGTCTTCGGTCGGCGCACGGTGTCCGGCTGGTACAGCGGCCATGCCCAGGACAGCCAGGAGGCAATGGAATTCGCGGCGCTGAAGGGCGTGCGCCCGCTGGTGGAGACCTACCCGCTCGAGGAGGCCGAGGCGGCCTTCCAGAACATGGGCAAGGCGCGCTTCCGCAACGTGCTCACCCTCTGA
- a CDS encoding SDR family NAD(P)-dependent oxidoreductase translates to MSLKGKVALVTGSSKGIGRAIALRYAARGADIVVNYLRDEQAAAEVADEARRLGVRAITVRADVSDVAEIDRLFRTAVEEFGRLDIVVANAGIEKVDVPVTEVTEEDFDLLFRVNTKGPYFVLQAAARRIADGGRIINIASSSTARPQPGLGLYGTSKTAPKYLVRVLALELGHRGVTVNSLVPGPIDGAGIFTGTPDDDPYKKALRDSVPIGRLATPENVADFAEFLAGDGAAFLTGEEVLMNGGSSN, encoded by the coding sequence ATGAGCCTGAAGGGCAAAGTTGCACTGGTCACCGGCTCGAGCAAGGGCATCGGCCGCGCGATCGCGCTGCGGTACGCGGCGCGCGGGGCGGACATCGTCGTGAATTACCTGCGCGACGAGCAGGCCGCGGCGGAGGTCGCCGACGAGGCGCGACGCCTGGGGGTCCGGGCGATCACCGTGCGCGCCGATGTCTCCGACGTCGCCGAGATCGACCGCCTGTTCCGCACCGCGGTCGAGGAGTTCGGGCGGCTCGACATCGTGGTGGCGAACGCCGGGATCGAGAAGGTCGACGTCCCCGTCACCGAGGTGACCGAGGAGGATTTCGATCTGCTGTTCCGCGTCAACACGAAGGGCCCGTACTTCGTTCTGCAGGCCGCGGCCCGCCGGATCGCCGACGGCGGCCGGATCATCAATATCGCGTCGAGTTCGACGGCGCGGCCGCAACCCGGGCTGGGTCTGTACGGCACCAGCAAAACCGCCCCGAAGTACCTGGTCCGAGTCCTAGCGTTGGAGCTGGGACACCGAGGCGTCACCGTCAACTCCCTGGTACCCGGGCCGATCGACGGGGCCGGAATCTTCACCGGCACCCCCGACGACGACCCGTACAAGAAGGCACTGCGCGATTCGGTGCCGATCGGCCGGCTCGCCACGCCCGAGAACGTCGCCGATTTCGCCGAATTCCTCGCCGGCGACGGCGCGGCGTTCCTCACCGGCGAAGAAGTCCTGATGAACGGCGGATCCAGTAACTGA
- a CDS encoding family 20 glycosylhydrolase yields MKIVRELGEVPRRPDAIGVAPSDDADECYRITVDGDTVTCRARTDAGVVRAEAAARLLAAEGELRDGIVDDGPRYAWRGLMVDCARRFWSVEELRRIVDLCALYRLNVLHLHLTDDQGWRIEIPGWPRLTEAGAEHYSAAEFLDLQAYAATRFVTVVPEIDLPGHCGSAVRACPELRTLAAPTGLPDSVPFAAPLDPHDPVTRSFITDVFGGLAKLTTGPYLHIGADEALGMDAAAFAEAVRLARRTVRAAGKRPIGWQESSRAGIEADDIVQWWVDLAMLQIPDTAAEFERLWDDPPPGFSFEIVRQLAHLYAPTDHDVARTIAGGGRILLSPMSHLYLDRPYPAAIVPPDHRPPGLSVYPPRTVAEIAAWDPSCHDLPPDRIVGVEAALWSETLTDFDDLTTMLLPRLATIADTAWSGTPAPWPRLRERLAGHAALWRSLGLSAMLTTEVDWR; encoded by the coding sequence ATGAAGATCGTGCGGGAGTTGGGTGAGGTGCCGCGGCGGCCGGATGCGATCGGGGTTGCTCCGAGCGATGATGCCGACGAGTGCTATCGGATTACCGTCGACGGGGATACCGTCACCTGCCGGGCTCGCACGGATGCGGGAGTGGTGCGGGCGGAGGCCGCGGCTCGGTTGCTCGCCGCCGAGGGGGAATTGCGGGACGGGATTGTCGACGACGGGCCGCGGTATGCGTGGCGGGGGTTGATGGTCGACTGTGCTCGGCGGTTCTGGAGTGTCGAGGAGCTGCGGCGGATTGTCGACCTGTGCGCGTTGTATCGGCTGAATGTGCTGCACCTGCATCTCACCGATGATCAGGGGTGGCGGATCGAGATTCCCGGATGGCCGCGGCTGACCGAGGCGGGGGCGGAGCACTATTCCGCCGCCGAGTTCCTGGACCTACAGGCTTATGCCGCAACGCGATTCGTCACGGTGGTCCCGGAGATCGATCTGCCCGGGCACTGCGGCTCCGCGGTGCGCGCCTGTCCGGAATTGCGGACGCTGGCCGCCCCGACCGGTCTGCCGGACTCGGTGCCGTTCGCCGCGCCGCTGGATCCGCACGATCCGGTCACCCGGTCGTTCATCACCGATGTCTTCGGCGGGCTGGCGAAGCTCACCACGGGGCCCTACCTGCACATCGGCGCGGACGAGGCGCTGGGCATGGATGCGGCGGCATTCGCCGAGGCCGTGCGGTTGGCGCGGCGCACGGTGCGGGCCGCGGGGAAGCGACCGATCGGCTGGCAGGAGAGTTCGCGGGCGGGGATCGAAGCCGACGACATCGTGCAGTGGTGGGTCGATCTCGCCATGCTCCAAATACCCGACACCGCAGCGGAATTCGAACGACTCTGGGACGATCCTCCGCCGGGCTTCAGCTTCGAGATCGTCCGGCAGCTCGCGCACCTGTACGCCCCGACCGATCACGATGTCGCCCGCACGATCGCCGGGGGCGGCCGAATCCTGCTGTCCCCCATGTCGCATCTGTACCTGGACCGCCCGTACCCCGCGGCGATCGTCCCACCCGACCACCGCCCGCCCGGGCTGTCGGTCTACCCGCCGCGCACGGTGGCCGAGATCGCCGCCTGGGATCCCTCCTGCCACGACCTGCCGCCGGACCGCATTGTCGGCGTGGAGGCCGCGCTGTGGAGCGAAACCCTCACCGATTTCGACGATCTCACCACCATGCTGCTCCCCCGGCTGGCCACTATCGCCGACACCGCCTGGTCCGGAACCCCGGCTCCCTGGCCGCGGTTGCGCGAGCGGCTGGCCGGTCACGCCGCGCTGTGGCGCTCCCTCGGCCTATCGGCCATGCTGACCACCGAGGTCGACTGGCGCTAA